From a single Vibrio tubiashii genomic region:
- a CDS encoding SPOR domain-containing protein has translation MASKPKQTFLKCWSLVAALALPALSAPTLAEEFLCDATQASTNELPLLDKSCPIGKGLWGKSQPRGQESTFWIQCGVFSKPLSLPKAKKLYQHISTDVWAKPEAKAYRCLIGPYTDFAQANADLAKVKTEPGYKEAFVREVVKGAPVKQVKAKPAPKPATPKPVVKSQQSTTVIPAPVKAKPEPIKPLAQEPKPRQSDVSIRLAATVSGIEYKVPYTMFSNDQFYMEHELPWNRLDYEGAYKTCYRLGMRLATPTEWQALLTSNVMQKDKWPMHLPYWGAEKSGLFTSGKTNKLKGTSLLNVMCVK, from the coding sequence ATGGCCTCAAAGCCTAAACAAACTTTTTTGAAGTGTTGGAGTCTTGTTGCAGCATTAGCCTTGCCCGCTTTGTCAGCCCCAACGCTTGCTGAAGAATTTTTATGCGATGCAACTCAGGCATCAACCAATGAGTTGCCATTGTTAGATAAGTCGTGCCCAATAGGTAAAGGATTATGGGGTAAATCTCAGCCGCGTGGCCAAGAGTCAACCTTCTGGATTCAGTGTGGTGTATTTAGTAAACCACTGTCTCTTCCAAAGGCGAAAAAGCTCTACCAACATATCTCTACCGATGTGTGGGCAAAGCCAGAAGCCAAAGCTTACCGTTGCTTGATTGGCCCATATACAGACTTTGCTCAAGCAAATGCGGATCTGGCGAAAGTGAAAACTGAGCCAGGTTATAAAGAAGCATTTGTGCGAGAAGTGGTCAAGGGGGCTCCTGTAAAGCAGGTAAAAGCTAAACCGGCACCTAAACCCGCAACACCTAAGCCTGTCGTAAAATCACAGCAGTCTACTACTGTGATACCTGCGCCAGTGAAAGCCAAGCCAGAACCGATTAAACCTTTGGCTCAAGAGCCTAAGCCGCGTCAATCTGATGTTTCTATTCGTTTAGCAGCGACGGTTTCTGGTATTGAGTACAAGGTGCCATACACCATGTTCAGCAATGACCAGTTTTATATGGAACACGAGCTGCCGTGGAATCGACTCGACTACGAAGGGGCCTATAAAACCTGTTATCGCTTAGGCATGCGCTTAGCAACACCAACGGAGTGGCAAGCACTGCTTACTTCAAACGTGATGCAGAAAGACAAATGGCCAATGCATTTACCTTATTGGGGCGCTGAGAAGTCAGGGTTATTTACCAGTGGCAAAACCAACAAGCTAAAAGGTACTTCACTGTTGAATGTTATGTGTGTGAAATAA
- a CDS encoding chromosome partitioning protein ParA: MDLLPRLTLENLIALAVDFGLLILLVWFIILLLILREFRQFARQVVSGRDMDRNTYELCQQSVDKALSYTADNGDTLNDLILIQQALESQVSQIKAAKGELSAQEKESIDELNQKLNKSHRLIKKLKGDLDKSVKGLRNAKRRLLKQTDTVESLQLENEQLEKQFEQLEQEYIQISESGGSANLAKEFQQEKQQLLDQLEEYKQQAGSQDDIASLAAELEASKQQLHHMSKEKDFVEKKYLELLQEAEQKNQ; encoded by the coding sequence ATGGATTTATTACCGAGATTAACTCTAGAAAACCTAATTGCCCTCGCGGTCGACTTTGGACTACTGATACTTTTGGTGTGGTTTATCATATTGCTTTTGATTTTGCGCGAGTTCCGTCAGTTTGCCCGCCAGGTCGTCAGTGGCCGTGATATGGACAGAAACACTTACGAACTGTGTCAGCAGTCTGTCGATAAGGCGCTCAGCTACACAGCCGACAATGGCGATACACTCAATGACTTAATTCTGATTCAACAGGCTCTGGAAAGTCAGGTATCCCAAATCAAAGCGGCTAAGGGTGAGCTTAGCGCACAAGAGAAAGAGTCTATTGATGAGTTAAACCAGAAACTCAATAAGTCACACCGTCTCATTAAGAAACTAAAAGGGGATTTGGATAAAAGCGTTAAAGGCTTGCGAAACGCCAAACGGCGACTGCTAAAGCAAACAGATACGGTAGAAAGCTTACAACTGGAAAATGAACAGTTAGAAAAGCAATTTGAACAGCTTGAGCAAGAGTACATTCAAATCAGTGAATCGGGTGGGTCGGCAAACTTAGCCAAAGAGTTCCAACAAGAGAAGCAGCAACTGCTCGATCAGCTTGAAGAGTACAAACAGCAAGCAGGCTCACAAGACGACATAGCCAGTTTAGCGGCTGAGCTCGAAGCCTCTAAGCAGCAACTGCACCATATGAGCAAAGAGAAAGATTTTGTTGAGAAGAAATATTTAGAGCTGTTGCAAGAAGCAGAACAAAAAAATCAGTAG
- a CDS encoding dipeptide ABC transporter ATP-binding protein — translation MSLLEVKNLRIEYPSRHGVHAAVKSLSFNIERGEIVGVVGESGAGKSTVGNAVIDLLSPPGRIASGDVYLDGEQISGLSPEQMRSVRGSKIGFIFQDPMTSLNPLFTVEQQLKETIHANMKVSDEEAYQRALSLMQQVGIPQPENRLKQYPHQFSGGMRQRVVIAIALAGEPDLIIADEPTTALDVSIQDQILSLIRELCIKNNVGCMLVTHDMGVVSNVTDRVAVMYRGDLVEFGPTAKVLGDPDHSYTRSLISAVPRSDMKLDRFPLVSFIEEAHEMEPLDVKNHWLGQSQDHRDYTGSLLNVENVNLRFVTKDSLFESRREYVQASNNVSFEVFEGETFGLVGESGSGKSTIARVIAGLYAPNSGKVTFEGIDLTSLKSEKERRPLRRQMQMVFQNPYTSMNPRMKIFDIIAEPIRFHKLTNSETETRQIVNDLLDHVGLGKMAGVKYPHEFSGGQRQRISIARALATRPRLLICDEPTSALDVSVQAQILNLLKDLQDELNLTMLFISHDLPVIRQMCDRVGVMQMGTLLEVAPTEQLFRSPQHEYSKQLISLMPEFTGLREEVKTA, via the coding sequence CTTCGCGTCATGGTGTTCATGCCGCAGTTAAATCACTCTCCTTTAATATTGAACGTGGAGAGATCGTCGGCGTTGTTGGCGAGTCTGGTGCCGGTAAGTCGACCGTTGGTAATGCGGTCATCGATTTGCTGAGCCCACCTGGTCGTATCGCTAGTGGCGATGTTTACTTAGACGGTGAGCAGATCTCTGGTTTATCCCCAGAACAGATGCGCAGCGTTCGAGGTTCTAAAATTGGATTCATCTTCCAAGATCCAATGACTTCTCTAAACCCACTTTTTACCGTTGAGCAGCAACTCAAAGAAACCATCCATGCCAATATGAAGGTTTCTGATGAAGAGGCGTATCAGCGTGCGCTCTCATTAATGCAGCAAGTTGGTATTCCTCAACCAGAGAACCGCTTAAAGCAGTACCCACACCAGTTTTCTGGTGGTATGCGTCAACGTGTGGTTATCGCGATTGCTTTGGCGGGTGAGCCTGATCTGATTATTGCCGATGAACCGACGACTGCATTGGACGTATCTATTCAAGACCAGATTCTGAGTTTGATCCGCGAGTTGTGTATCAAGAACAACGTTGGTTGTATGTTGGTTACCCATGATATGGGGGTAGTTTCCAACGTAACGGATCGCGTTGCGGTGATGTACCGTGGTGATTTGGTTGAGTTTGGCCCAACGGCAAAAGTACTCGGTGATCCAGATCATTCCTACACACGCAGTCTGATTTCAGCAGTACCTCGCTCTGATATGAAGCTTGATCGCTTCCCGTTGGTTAGCTTCATCGAAGAAGCGCACGAGATGGAGCCGCTCGATGTTAAAAACCACTGGCTAGGTCAAAGCCAAGACCACCGCGATTACACAGGTTCGTTGCTCAATGTTGAGAACGTTAACCTACGTTTTGTGACCAAAGATTCCCTGTTCGAAAGTCGTCGTGAGTATGTCCAAGCTTCTAACAATGTCAGCTTTGAAGTCTTTGAGGGTGAAACTTTCGGTCTGGTTGGTGAGTCGGGCTCTGGTAAATCGACCATTGCACGAGTGATCGCAGGCCTTTATGCGCCGAACTCGGGCAAGGTAACCTTTGAAGGGATCGACCTAACGTCATTGAAGTCAGAGAAAGAACGTCGTCCACTGCGCCGTCAAATGCAGATGGTGTTCCAAAACCCTTATACTTCAATGAACCCGCGCATGAAGATTTTCGACATCATCGCGGAGCCTATCCGATTCCATAAGCTGACCAATAGCGAAACGGAAACACGTCAGATCGTCAACGATCTACTTGATCACGTTGGTCTGGGCAAAATGGCAGGGGTGAAATACCCGCACGAATTTTCTGGTGGTCAGCGTCAGCGTATTTCGATTGCACGTGCACTTGCGACGCGCCCGCGTCTACTGATTTGTGATGAGCCGACTTCAGCATTGGATGTGTCGGTACAAGCGCAAATTCTTAACCTGCTAAAAGATTTACAAGATGAGTTAAATCTAACCATGCTGTTTATCAGTCACGATTTACCCGTTATTCGCCAGATGTGCGACCGAGTGGGTGTGATGCAAATGGGTACGCTACTGGAAGTGGCGCCTACCGAGCAGCTCTTTAGATCACCTCAGCACGAATATAGTAAGCAACTGATTTCTTTAATGCCTGAATTTACGGGCTTAAGAGAAGAAGTAAAAACGGCGTAA
- a CDS encoding ABC transporter permease: MFSFLVKRLFQALIVMFVISLVAFAIQDNLGDPLRELVGQSVSESERQALRDELGLNDPFITKYTRFVGNALQGDLGTSYFFKRPAVEVILDKLVATLELVFGATLIIVFCSIPLGVYSAIHPKSIFTKIVMAGSSIGISIPVFLTAIMLMYVFSIELGWLPSYGRGETANLLGWESGYFTLDGLAHLVLPCIALASIMLPLFIRLVRSEMLEVLSSEYIKFGKAKGLALNKIYYQHALKNTMLPVLTVGGVQIGTMVAYTILTETVFQWPGTGFLFLEAINRVDTPLITAYVIFVGLIFVVTNTIVDLLYGIINPTVNLTGKGA, translated from the coding sequence ATGTTTTCGTTTCTGGTCAAGCGCCTGTTTCAGGCACTGATAGTGATGTTTGTGATCAGTCTAGTGGCGTTTGCCATTCAGGATAACCTCGGCGACCCATTGCGTGAGCTTGTTGGTCAGTCGGTTTCCGAATCAGAGCGCCAAGCTTTGCGTGACGAACTAGGTTTGAATGATCCCTTCATTACAAAATACACTCGCTTTGTTGGTAATGCGCTACAAGGTGATCTCGGTACTTCTTACTTCTTCAAGCGCCCTGCGGTTGAAGTGATTCTGGATAAGTTAGTGGCAACGCTAGAGCTCGTGTTCGGCGCTACGCTAATCATTGTATTCTGTTCAATCCCTCTTGGTGTTTACTCAGCCATTCACCCAAAAAGTATATTTACCAAAATTGTCATGGCTGGCAGTAGCATCGGGATTTCGATTCCGGTTTTCTTAACCGCAATCATGTTGATGTATGTATTCTCTATTGAGCTCGGTTGGTTACCATCTTATGGCCGAGGCGAAACCGCCAATCTGCTTGGCTGGGAATCGGGCTACTTTACTCTTGATGGTTTAGCGCACTTGGTTTTACCTTGTATTGCTCTAGCTTCCATTATGTTGCCACTCTTTATTCGTCTTGTACGTTCTGAAATGCTAGAGGTACTGAGCTCTGAGTACATCAAGTTCGGTAAAGCAAAAGGTCTGGCTCTTAATAAAATCTACTACCAGCACGCATTGAAAAACACCATGCTACCTGTGCTTACCGTTGGTGGTGTTCAAATTGGTACCATGGTTGCGTATACCATCCTAACCGAAACTGTTTTCCAGTGGCCTGGAACGGGCTTTCTTTTCCTTGAAGCAATCAACCGTGTAGATACACCGTTAATCACCGCTTACGTAATTTTCGTTGGTCTGATTTTCGTTGTCACCAACACCATTGTTGACTTGCTATACGGCATCATCAACCCGACCGTAAATCTAACAGGTAAAGGAGCTTAA
- a CDS encoding response regulator — translation MKILIVDDSKATLEIVRRGLESFGYCRLSIEKTCSATQALELAKEWHPDIVLTDWYMPDMTGLTLTEELMKLGVGIKVGMITTVDDDSQIKQAQAAGASFVLTKPFEDSELHRYLLPLVQGVEESKKTLDSITEVQKELALPKLSQLEKLLQRELGNGLTLNNIAPQLFDESKIPCLLAVYEDTATQRPRAVAMLDLHAICVFAQASAAISKGDIQQVIQSKLASKGVLDACHQVLDRSALAFLDSQTRKSLRLKNISFVPSEFDKLKTLYDKDADKRVDFTCQLDGALQGKVTLVGF, via the coding sequence GTGAAAATTTTGATTGTGGACGACAGTAAGGCAACTTTGGAGATAGTTAGGCGGGGCTTAGAGAGCTTTGGTTATTGTCGTTTATCGATCGAGAAAACCTGCAGTGCGACTCAAGCATTAGAGCTGGCAAAAGAATGGCATCCAGATATTGTGCTAACAGATTGGTACATGCCGGATATGACAGGTCTAACACTCACTGAAGAGCTTATGAAGCTTGGGGTTGGGATAAAGGTAGGCATGATTACTACGGTTGATGATGATAGCCAAATCAAGCAAGCTCAAGCGGCTGGTGCCAGCTTTGTTTTAACCAAGCCTTTCGAAGACAGTGAGTTGCATCGTTACTTGCTTCCTTTAGTGCAAGGCGTGGAAGAAAGTAAGAAAACACTCGATTCGATCACTGAAGTGCAAAAAGAGTTAGCTTTGCCAAAGCTATCGCAACTGGAGAAATTACTTCAGAGAGAGCTCGGCAATGGCTTAACTCTTAATAATATCGCCCCGCAACTGTTTGATGAAAGTAAGATCCCCTGTCTGTTAGCTGTATATGAAGATACCGCCACCCAACGCCCTCGTGCTGTAGCAATGCTCGACCTGCATGCGATCTGCGTGTTTGCCCAGGCAAGCGCTGCTATCTCGAAGGGGGACATCCAGCAAGTTATTCAGAGCAAGCTCGCGAGCAAGGGGGTATTGGATGCTTGCCATCAAGTTCTTGACCGTTCAGCTTTGGCATTTTTAGACAGCCAAACTCGTAAGAGCTTACGTCTAAAAAATATCAGTTTTGTTCCTAGTGAGTTTGATAAGTTGAAAACTTTATACGATAAAGACGCGGATAAGCGGGTGGATTTCACCTGCCAGCTTGATGGAGCTCTACAAGGGAAAGTCACCTTAGTCGGCTTTTAA
- a CDS encoding ABC transporter substrate-binding protein, which yields MKTMKSKLAVALMAAGLSFGAAAADITVAYDADPVSLDPHEQLSGGTLQMSHMVFDPLIRFNQKMEFEPRLAESWERIDGETMHFNIRQGVKFHSGNTLTADDVVWTFDRLKSSPDFKGIFGPIVSISKVGEYEVEVKTDGVYPLVENVMTYLFPMDSKFYSGKTEDGKDKAELVKHGNSFASTNVSGTGPFIITQREQGVKVTFERFNDYWDNGSGGNVDKLTLVPIKEDATRVAALLSGDVDMIAPVAPNDYKRIKKADSVDLYTMPGTRVITFQMNQNSNPALKDVRVRQAITYAINNEGITKKVMKGAATAAGQQSPVGFVGYNADLKPRYDLKKAKELMKEAGYENGFSLTMMAPNNRYVNDDKIAQASAAMLSKIGIKVDLKTMPKAQYWPEFDKCAADMLMIGWHPDTEDSGNFTEFLAMTRNAETGKGQYNCGHYSNAEVDKLIEETNKMTDLAKRSEALKKVEEILYNEAAFVPLHWQDPSWAAKGNVEIGPIINGMNFPYFGDLVVK from the coding sequence ATGAAAACCATGAAAAGCAAACTAGCAGTGGCTTTAATGGCAGCTGGCCTTAGCTTTGGTGCAGCGGCAGCAGATATTACCGTCGCTTATGACGCTGACCCTGTGTCACTTGACCCGCATGAGCAGCTATCTGGCGGTACACTGCAAATGTCTCACATGGTATTTGATCCGCTTATCCGCTTTAACCAGAAGATGGAATTTGAACCTCGTCTAGCGGAGTCTTGGGAGCGTATTGACGGCGAAACAATGCATTTCAACATTCGCCAAGGCGTTAAGTTCCACTCAGGTAACACGCTAACTGCTGACGATGTAGTTTGGACGTTTGACCGTCTGAAGAGCTCACCAGACTTTAAAGGTATCTTTGGCCCAATCGTTTCGATTTCAAAAGTTGGCGAATACGAAGTGGAAGTAAAAACTGACGGCGTTTACCCACTAGTAGAAAACGTCATGACTTACCTATTCCCAATGGATAGCAAGTTCTACTCAGGTAAAACGGAAGACGGCAAAGATAAAGCTGAGCTAGTTAAGCACGGTAACTCTTTCGCATCGACTAACGTATCTGGTACTGGTCCTTTCATCATCACTCAACGTGAGCAGGGTGTAAAAGTGACTTTCGAACGCTTCAATGATTACTGGGATAATGGTTCAGGCGGTAACGTTGATAAGCTAACGCTAGTGCCAATCAAAGAAGATGCAACTCGTGTTGCAGCACTTCTATCTGGTGACGTAGATATGATTGCGCCGGTAGCGCCAAATGACTACAAGCGTATCAAGAAAGCTGACAGCGTAGATCTATACACTATGCCTGGTACGCGTGTTATTACGTTCCAAATGAACCAAAACAGCAACCCAGCACTGAAAGATGTACGTGTTCGTCAAGCGATTACTTACGCAATCAACAACGAAGGCATCACTAAGAAAGTCATGAAGGGTGCAGCTACTGCGGCAGGTCAACAGAGCCCAGTTGGCTTCGTTGGTTACAACGCAGACCTAAAACCTCGCTACGACCTTAAGAAAGCAAAAGAGCTGATGAAAGAAGCGGGTTATGAGAACGGCTTCTCACTGACTATGATGGCGCCAAACAACCGTTACGTGAACGATGACAAGATCGCTCAAGCGTCGGCAGCAATGCTGTCTAAGATCGGTATCAAGGTTGATCTGAAGACAATGCCTAAAGCTCAATACTGGCCTGAATTCGATAAGTGTGCAGCAGACATGCTCATGATCGGCTGGCACCCAGATACAGAAGATTCAGGTAACTTCACTGAGTTCCTAGCAATGACGCGTAACGCTGAAACCGGTAAAGGCCAGTACAACTGTGGCCACTACTCAAACGCTGAAGTTGATAAGTTGATCGAAGAGACCAACAAGATGACTGACCTAGCTAAGCGTAGTGAAGCACTGAAGAAAGTGGAAGAGATTCTATACAACGAAGCGGCATTCGTACCTCTACACTGGCAAGATCCTTCATGGGCAGCGAAAGGCAACGTTGAGATTGGTCCAATCATCAACGGCATGAACTTCCCATACTTTGGTGACCTAGTAGTTAAATAA
- a CDS encoding ABC transporter permease, producing MSQTAAAPSRWERFKQSDFLYYFKRDKVAMASFTVFMLFLVMALAAPILSPTDPYDLSSIDIMDSELPPAWMEDGDEKFLLGTDEQGRDILSTILYGSRLSLTIGFLAVGLQLVLGIVIGLSAGYFGGRIDSFLMRFADVQLSFSTMMVAIIVSAIFKASFGSDFYSQYAVVMLVVIIGVAEWPQYARTIRASVLAEKKKEYVEAARVMGFKAPRIMFRHILPNCLSPILVISTVQVANAIMSEAALSFLGLGLPVDQPSLGALISIGFNYIFSGAWWITAFPGIVLVTLVLVINLLGDWLRDVFNPKIYKG from the coding sequence ATGAGTCAAACTGCAGCAGCTCCTTCACGCTGGGAGCGATTTAAACAATCGGATTTCTTGTACTACTTCAAGCGCGACAAAGTGGCGATGGCCAGCTTTACCGTGTTTATGTTGTTCTTGGTGATGGCTTTGGCCGCACCAATTCTGTCACCGACTGACCCGTATGACTTGTCGTCAATTGATATTATGGATTCAGAGCTTCCTCCAGCTTGGATGGAAGATGGCGATGAGAAGTTTCTGCTAGGGACCGATGAGCAAGGTCGAGATATCCTTTCAACGATTCTTTATGGCTCGCGTCTATCTCTGACCATTGGTTTCCTAGCGGTAGGTTTACAGCTTGTGCTAGGGATTGTGATTGGTCTTTCGGCGGGTTACTTCGGCGGCCGTATTGATAGCTTCTTAATGCGTTTCGCGGATGTCCAGTTATCGTTTTCAACCATGATGGTGGCAATCATTGTCTCGGCTATCTTTAAAGCCAGCTTTGGTAGTGATTTCTACAGCCAGTATGCGGTCGTCATGCTAGTGGTGATCATTGGTGTGGCTGAATGGCCTCAGTATGCACGTACTATTCGTGCTTCAGTATTGGCTGAGAAGAAGAAAGAATACGTAGAGGCAGCACGTGTGATGGGCTTTAAAGCTCCGCGCATCATGTTCCGTCACATCCTGCCAAACTGTTTATCGCCAATCTTGGTGATTTCGACGGTACAGGTGGCAAATGCCATCATGTCGGAGGCGGCACTTTCTTTCCTAGGTTTAGGTCTACCGGTAGACCAACCTTCTTTGGGCGCACTGATTAGCATTGGATTTAACTACATTTTCTCTGGTGCATGGTGGATTACGGCATTCCCGGGTATCGTACTGGTCACTTTAGTCTTGGTTATCAATTTACTTGGTGACTGGTTACGTGACGTATTTAACCCAAAAATCTACAAAGGGTGA